TCCTCCCTCAATCTTAAAGCACGAGGGCTCAAATTTAGAAAATCTAATCCTCGAGTACTAATATATCGcgtaatttaaatttaatcaagactctaatataattaattacaataaaaaGTAATTAAGAAGAATGTTAGAATCGCTagttttttttgataaattctcACTAGTTTATTATTTAGACCCgaattaattagaaaatatatttttagaagaaaaaattattgcaaataaaaataaaaagcatCGGTAAACATCTTAACCTGGTCTTAATTAACCAGTAATATACTTGACTTTGAAAATATACATTTAGATATCTCAACTTGTTTCGGTATGCCTCGTGAACACCTATAAATTATCAAGTCaacaaaaaatgtcaaattgacAAAGTaaccttaatttaattatttaaatgatatAAATCTTATTTAAGATGTCTATGTAAAAAATCATGATACAAACTTTCAAGCGTGCGTTGATAGGTGCTGAGAGATTCCTAAAagggaaaatacataaatttagtTGCCTATAGCAAGATAgaaccacttttttttttttactatcacctaggaaaattaattaatttcactttgaataaaaatagaaaataaaaaatacccaaaaagTTAAAGCTTGAAATCGAATTGACCGGACAGCTTTTGGGaggtaatttatttattttagaagcaaaatttaattgaaatactaattaaaatatatgtttatgaatAGTTCAGTGTATAAGTCTTCCCAAATGAATATTGGGATCTAGgagaaaaatacaattttaattacCTTCcatcataagattaattgaaATGACCCTAAAACCAAATATTTGAATCAACATCCTTTTCTCTAGATTTATACAAAGAGTTTTGATTTTGGGAATAAACATTTTGGAACGATGCATTCATTCCAAATTAATTTTAGTCCGATAAATTTCTAAATAGGTTTGTGATTTAACATTGAATTGAAAGACATTACGTCAGCAACTAATATACATTAGTCCTATGGGTCAAATATAGTGCATTCAAAAACACTAAATTTATCTATATAAATCggaattaatttcatttttatttcataaaatactcaACTTTTATTTGTAACGCAAAAGTCACTATTAGTTAATCATCTCATAAAGTCACTCAGAAAAATCACTCAACTATTGTCGTTTCACCTACCATAGTTAAAATGACTATAGTTGGGCGAATTGTctaaagttgagtgactttatgATATAATTACCATATGTTGaatgatttttgtattataaaacaaagttaagtgctttatgaaataaaaataattaattaagtgatcaTGAAAGAAATTAAATCAGATTACGGTGatataatcagtaaatttatgTCTATAAATGGATCACTGGGATAGATATGAGAATTAAAATTCACATCTGTCCCCTCAGAGCATGGTAACTTATTCTTTATATATCAGCCTGAATCccattagttttattttatttttgtaagaaaTGGCTAGCCTTCAAATTTTCTCTGTTCTGCTCTTTTCACTCTTTTTGGCAAAATGTTACTACTCCAAAGAAGAAGATTTTGTCCAGTGTCTTTCAAAATTTCCTGAAACAAACATTACACAAAACATTTACACCCCAGGCTCCCCAATTTATTCATCTATCCTGGAATATGCCCAAAAAAATCCAAGATGGTTGAATTCTTCACATCCCAATTTCATTGCTTCCCCTAAGGAAGAATCAGAAATCAGGCCTGTCATTCTTTGTAGTAAGAAAACAGGCCTACAAATCAAGATCAAAAGCGGTGGCCACGATTATGAAGGCATATCTTTTCGCTCTGAATCCCCTTTTGTTATGCTTGATTTAAGCAATCTTAACAAAATCGAGATTGATTTAAATGAAGAAACAATTTGGGTTCAAACAGGGGCGACCCTTGGCCAACTTTACTATGCAATTGCCAAGAAAAGTAAAGTTCATGCATTTCCAGGCGGTGTCTGCTTTACTGTTGGCACTGGTGGAATGATCAGTGGTGGTGGGCTCGGTGCATTGATGAGGAAATTCGGGCTGGCAGCTGATAACGTTGTAGATGCACGTGTGATGGATGTGAATGGAAAAATTCTTGACAGAAAGATGAATGAAGATTTGTTTTGGGCGATAAGAGGAGGTGGAGGAGCAAGTTTCGGTGTTATTCTAGCATGGAAACTAAAATTGGTTCGTGTTCCTGAAAAGATTACTGTTTTCACGATTCGTAGGGAGTTAGAGGGTAACCTAACTCCTCTCCGAAAATGGGAAAACATAGCATATCAACTCCCTGAAGATTTGTTTGTCAGGGCGTTTGTTCAAAAAGGGGTATTTTCAGGAGGAAATGATACCAAAAACCAAGTGGGATTTTATTTCCAGGGGCAATATATTGGGCCTGTTGACAAATTAATTCCTCTGCTCAATCAATACTTCCCTGAGTTTAATTTGGAGCGAAAAGATTGCTTCCAAGAGAATATTACTGCTTCAGCAGAGAAAGAATGCCTGGAAGTTCCCTGGATCAGATCAGTGTTGTATTTCTCTTGGAGAAACCCAAATGATTCACTCGAAGTTTTGCTAGAGAAGAGTATTCCAACACACAAGGTTTATCACAAAGGAACATCTGATTTCGTGAAGATTCCAATTCCAGAAAGTGGTTGGGAAATGATAGAAAAATTGTTTCGGGAAGAAGAAAGACCTCAGATGGTTTTTGAGCCATTTGGTGGAAAAATGTATGAAATTTCTGAATCTGAAATTCCTTTTCCTCATAGAAAGGGGAATTTGTATACTATTCAGTACTTTGTGAGCTGGGACGATAACAGCGAGAGCATATCAAGCAAGAAAATAGAATGGATAAGGAAATTGTACAAGGAAATGGAGCCATATGTTGCAAAATCTCCAAGAAGTGCTTATCTAAATTACAGGGACTTTGGTTTAGGAACAAATTCAGAGGACTACAGCTATTCCAAGGCCAAAATATGGGGTGAAAAGTATTTCAAAGGCAATTTTGAGAAGCTGGCTAAAGTGAAGAGTAAAGTAGATCCAAAAAATTTCTTCAGAAGTGAACAAAGTGTAACACCTTATCAGTTATCAAATTGATATAGTGTGTAATCAGGAAAAGATTTTGTACTATGTGTTATAAAGGCTAACAAACTTTGACTCTTGCTCAAAGAATTAATATGAACTCAACATATATTTAcaccaaaataataaatacaaacatGTGTCTTTCGACGTATTCTTAATTTAATTACCAGAGTTcatctcaaataaaataacatacgCGTTAATCTTTTAGCACTCAGGGAGGTCTTCTTTAATAACATTTTGACGAATATAATGAAAATGGCTAAAGCAtaagaagtttttttaaaaaaatttaccctTTAAAAGAGTAtctttatgattatttttttttacaaataagtAGGAATAAAATGTTATAATATCATTAAATATTCTCATTTTATCAAGGCCTGGGAGAGAAACACTGTACTGAACcgattttttttggtatttcggtTTTCGATTcgatatatgtttttgtattttttggtattttggttCAGTTTTTGGTATGTAATTTTGTGTTATTCGATATTTCAGTTTAccgaaatatttatattataatatatatttatattatattaattattaatgttaaataataaatattataatttaaaataaaaaattaaaaagtaaaagacacTTTTTGATGTAACTATTTTTAGCCCATTAagctgaaaaatcaaacaaaaaaatttgcaaatttttaaaagcccaactaagcaggcccattaaaaaaatcaaaataacaaaatcgAACTGAAATAATAAAAACCGAATCGAATTATTTTGATTCTGTGTTCGGTACACATTGTAcaagaaccaaaaaaaaaaaaaaaaccaaaaccgAACCAAATtaccgaatgcccacccctaaGTATCATACTCCTGTTTTTAAAATGTACTATTTTGCTTGaacatatttcttaaaaaaaattactcagTTTTATAAATAAGAAGTAAGTCGATATCTTATCTTTAACTAAATgtctttgaaagaaaaaaaatactttaattctttaatattgtaaaaatttaatgtaataaaaagggaaaagggtcttaAAAGTACTCCTAACTTTGATTAAAATTGCTGTTACAAAATACCTAACTTTATGAAGGAGCTTTTGCCCTTGCAATATTTAATAGTTGGAAGACTTTTTATtcctgcactatttaatagtgtattttaaaatatgtatgtgttggacacattactatttataatgatataatatttat
This window of the Solanum pennellii chromosome 2, SPENNV200 genome carries:
- the LOC107010087 gene encoding berberine bridge enzyme-like 22, with the protein product MASLQIFSVLLFSLFLAKCYYSKEEDFVQCLSKFPETNITQNIYTPGSPIYSSILEYAQKNPRWLNSSHPNFIASPKEESEIRPVILCSKKTGLQIKIKSGGHDYEGISFRSESPFVMLDLSNLNKIEIDLNEETIWVQTGATLGQLYYAIAKKSKVHAFPGGVCFTVGTGGMISGGGLGALMRKFGLAADNVVDARVMDVNGKILDRKMNEDLFWAIRGGGGASFGVILAWKLKLVRVPEKITVFTIRRELEGNLTPLRKWENIAYQLPEDLFVRAFVQKGVFSGGNDTKNQVGFYFQGQYIGPVDKLIPLLNQYFPEFNLERKDCFQENITASAEKECLEVPWIRSVLYFSWRNPNDSLEVLLEKSIPTHKVYHKGTSDFVKIPIPESGWEMIEKLFREEERPQMVFEPFGGKMYEISESEIPFPHRKGNLYTIQYFVSWDDNSESISSKKIEWIRKLYKEMEPYVAKSPRSAYLNYRDFGLGTNSEDYSYSKAKIWGEKYFKGNFEKLAKVKSKVDPKNFFRSEQSVTPYQLSN